The DNA window AGAAGATGTCATTACTTCCGGAAAATCCCTGATTGAAACGATTGCTGAAATTGAGCAGGAAGACCTCAAGGTAGCGGATATCGTAGTGGTCCTGGACCGTGAACAGGGCGGAAAGCAGCTTCTGGAAAGCAAAGGATACCGTGTTCATACATTGTTCAGCATATCCGAAGTATGCTCTATCCTTAAGGAAGACGGTAAGCTCGCAGATGATGAAGTACAGAGGATCCAGGATTTCCTGAAAGGAAACCACGTCCAGTTTAAAGAAGAATACCGCCAGTCTTATGAAAGCAAACTGAAATGCGCACAGCATTCCGTTTCAAAAAAGTTACTGGAAATCGCATTAGCCAAGAAATCCAACCTTATTGCTTCTGCGGATGTTACCACAACGCAGGAATTGTTAGATCTGGCCGAAAAAACCGGCCCGCACATTATCGCCCTTAAAACCCATATCGATATCCTCTCCGATTTCGACTATGAAAAAACCATACTCCCATTAAAGGAATTGGCGCTTAAGCACCAGTTCCTGCTCATGGAAGACCGTAAATTCGCTGATATCGGAAATACGCAGGAACTTCAGTTTACCAGCGGCGTGTTTAAAATTACGGACTGGGCAGACTTTGTGACCTCACAGGTTATCGGAGGATTTGAATCCCTGGACTGCTTTACCAATGTAGGAGTGGTAGCCATCATCGGGATGTCATCCAAAGGTACGCTTACCACCAACAGCTACCGTGAGGAGGCCCTGAATATTGCGTTGTCTCACCCGAATGTTATCGGTGCTGTTTCCCAGAACAAAGTTCCGGAGGATATCCTTCTGTTTACACCCGGCGTGAACCTTGCGGATTCAGGAGACGGAAAAGGACAGCAGTACAATACGCCTGAACACGTATTCAAAACGCTTCACACAGACTTCATGATCGTAGGAAGAGGCATTTACAAAGCTGAAGATGCCGAAAAAGCAGCCCTGAATTATAAAAACGAAGGATGGAATGCTTATCTGCAATCTTTAGAAAAAAATCCTGCGGAAGTGTAATTTTTTTCTTAATTTATTCAAAATAAGTTATATTTGATACTTTATCGGGATATTGAAAAAGGTTAGTATAAGTCTTATTTTGCTTTTGGGCATAGCAGAGGTATCTGCACAGAAAGACAGCATCAGTGTGGAAGCCAGGCTCTCTCCGGACAGGAAAACGATGAGCATCGATCAGAGGATTGTGTATTACAATCATTCTGAAAAACCGCTGGACTTCGTTAAGCTGCTGAATTGGGTTGTGGCCTACCAAAAGAGAAATACTTCTCTGGTATACCGTAAACTGGAAGACAGGAACAATGACCTTCATTTTGCCCGTAAAGAGCAGCTGGGTGAAGTTTCCGGACTGAATATTTCAGGAGATTCCGGTCAGCCCATTCCAGTTGACAGCCCGGCCGGTGAAAACATTTTCCTGGCGCTGTCCCGGCCTTTAGAACCCGGTAAGAATATTACGCTACACCTGCACTATCAGCTTCAGCTTCCTGATAAACGGTTTACCGGTTACGGAACATCTGAGCACGATATTGCCTTAAAATATTTTTTTATTGTTCCGGATCATTTTGATCCGGACAATAATTTCAAAAGGGATTATTACGATATTGAAGAGTCCGTAAGCTTCAATACTTTCTGGACCGTCAATTTCAGTCTTCCCACAGGCAACCATGCCGAAAGCAACCTTCCTGAAACATCGGCCAATTCTTTCCGAGGCTATCTGGATTCTGATCCGGAGTTCCTCATTTCAGATCAGAAATATCCTTC is part of the Chryseobacterium camelliae genome and encodes:
- the pyrF gene encoding orotidine-5'-phosphate decarboxylase, which gives rise to MESKKDFFLECYKLGIIKFGRFTLKSGIESPFYVDLRPLASDPKILKNLANYLLDMLPLDNFDLICGVPYAALPMATAMSLESYIPLIIKRKEAKEYGTKKMIEGIYQKGHNCLLVEDVITSGKSLIETIAEIEQEDLKVADIVVVLDREQGGKQLLESKGYRVHTLFSISEVCSILKEDGKLADDEVQRIQDFLKGNHVQFKEEYRQSYESKLKCAQHSVSKKLLEIALAKKSNLIASADVTTTQELLDLAEKTGPHIIALKTHIDILSDFDYEKTILPLKELALKHQFLLMEDRKFADIGNTQELQFTSGVFKITDWADFVTSQVIGGFESLDCFTNVGVVAIIGMSSKGTLTTNSYREEALNIALSHPNVIGAVSQNKVPEDILLFTPGVNLADSGDGKGQQYNTPEHVFKTLHTDFMIVGRGIYKAEDAEKAALNYKNEGWNAYLQSLEKNPAEV